A segment of the Brassica rapa cultivar Chiifu-401-42 unplaced genomic scaffold, CAAS_Brap_v3.01 Scaffold0635, whole genome shotgun sequence genome:
tcaagacttgatgagaagtaaagagagaacaaagaaatctgatagatttgtagaaaaGGATTGTGTTTAAAGAGAGAACGCAAACAaacttatatagagaagtatggaacaggctccatattctcgagatcattaaagggaacaggctcccttggaactacaacaaagactaaagacttattcaaattcgaaaagagtttttaaaacatgaaataaaaaccatagtttaaaaataacctaaggtggaaccgtgatacatcatctaaggtttatgtaagtaacttgtggcctcattaaaaaccttcctttggaaaacccaatgggacaaaaccaaaggctaggaaaagagcacacacaagcacttgcttagatgatgatcagtttgaaaccattgcttgaatggtgataagagtgtcttgattgatcaaacgtccatcaagaccgtcttcttgcttccatgagatcataagtagacttccaacagcttctttgagtcttctagctttggcgcgagtgatgggacctggtggaatgactaaggcatcatcttcttcccttgattggtctttgaactctttatctccatccttgtgccggtccatgatcatatcatcccctccctcttgaaaaggatttgtcctcaaatctggctcatctgcaaaataaggaaccaagtcagtgatattaaaactattgctcacatcataccttccttggagatccagcttgtaagcattgttgccgattttctttatgatctcaaatggtccatcaatccttggcatgagcttggatttcctctcattaggaaatctttctttccttaggtgaatccagacttgatcacccacttcaaagactctttcacgcctccccttgtttgcttgtttggcatattgcttagtcttctcttctatgttgcgccttgcttgttcatgaagttgttgtaccttctctgccttcttcttgccatcaagactaactctttcacactcaggtaaaggtattagatccaaaggagagatgggattgaacccataaacaatttcaaatggagaaaacttagtagcagaatgcacagcatgattatatgcaaattcacaatgaggcaaacaatcttcccatgatttcaagttcttctttataattgcacgcaagagtgtaccaagagttctattaactacttcagtctgaccatcagtttgtgggtgacaagtagtagaaaataatagcttagtgcctagtttagaccagagagttttccaaaagtagcttaggaacttagtatctctatcagatacaatagtcttaggcatgccatgtaaacgcacaatctccttaaagaacaagttagctacatgcaatgcatcatcagttttatgacaagcaatgaagtgtgccatcttagaaaatctatcaactaccacaaagattgaatctttaccagtacgagttctaggcaatccaacaatgaagtccatagagatatcattccaaggatgataagggatgggtaaaggcgtgtacaaaccatggttttggactttggacttagcttgtttacaagttgcacacctttcacagagtctttccacatctcttttcatccgcggccagtagaagtgatcctgcaaggtcttgagagtttttgcgacaccaaaatgtcccatgaggcttcctccatgagattccctaacaaataaatctctcaaagaacaattaggcacacaaagtctattatcatagaaaagaaatccatcctgcctaaagtaatgtccagcagcaaatttctcacaagacttataagcatctttaaattcaggatcattctcatacattactttaatctgctcaaatcctaatagcttaacatcaagagtgttcaagagaacataccttctggatagtgcatcagcaactatgttttccttaccttgtttatacttgatgacataaggaaatgtctcaatgaactcaacccaccttgcgtgtctcttgctgagtttgttttggcttttaaggtacttgagagactcatgatcagtgtgaatgacaaactccttgggccataggtaatgctgccatgtctgcaaagccctcaccaaagcgtagagttccttgtcataagtagcatagttgagagtcgctcctcctagtttctcactgaaatatgctatgggtctcttctcctgcataagaacagcaccaattccaattcctgaagcatcacattcaatttcaaaagttttattgaaatcaggaagtataagaagaggggcattagtaagcttctcttttaggcattgaaaggcaagttcttgtgcttctccccatttgaatccaacttctttcttgatcacctcagtcaatggagcggctatggtgctaaaatcttttacaaaccgtcggtagaagccagctaatccatggaagcttcgcacttcactgatggttttaggaatcggccactcttgtattgctttcaccttctcttgatctacctttactccatctgcactcacaacaaagcctagaaaaaccaagtgatccgttccaaaagtacacttcttaaggttagcaaaaagagattcctttctaagcacatcaagaacagctctaagatgtcctatatgatcattaaagctcttactgtatacaaggatgtcatcaaagtataccacaacaaatatgccaatgaatgatctaagaacatgattcattaatctcatgaatgtactaggtgcattggttaatccaaatggcatgactaaccactcataaagaccatgtttagttttgaatgcagttttccattcatctccttctttcatcctaatctgatggtatccacttttcaaatcaatcttagaaaatatgcaggaaccatgcaattcatcaagcatatcatctaatctaggaataggatggcgatactttacagtgatgttgttgatggctctacaatcaacacacatgcgccagcttccatctttcttaggcacaagaagcactggtactgcacatgggctcatgctctcacggatatgcccctttgccatcaactcctcaacttgtttttgcagttctttagtctccacgggattagtcctataagctggcctatttggaagtgtagaaccaggaacaaaatcaatctgatgctcaatccctctaagaggtggaagaccaattggattatcttcaggaaatacatcttcaaattcctgtaaaagacacttaatttcactcggatataccggtgttgggtcagtaacattcaaaagagactctttaaagataagtaaaagaaTAGATTGATGAGCATTGAGAGTTCTTTTGATTTCACCCGATTTGGCATAGAGACTATGCTGCTTCTTTGATTCAGGTTTGAggtctatttctttcttcttttgtagctgcagttgatcttgatgaacttcctttggtgttagaggaaccagcacagtcttctttcctttgaactcaaacgtgtgcttgttggtgtagccatcatgtatcactcgtctatctgattgccatggccgaccaagaaggatatgtccagcttccataggcaatacatcacagagaacctcatcctcataccttccaattgcaatgggaaccgaaacctgactagaaaccctcatttctccttcttcattcaaccattgaagccggtagggctttggatgtttctgtacttggaggccaagcttctttaccatagtttcactagctacattcacacaacttcctccatcaatgataagactacagacctttccttgcacaaggcaccgagtgtagaatagattctctctctgttcttgctcttcagctttactttgcaaactcaaagttcttctagccaccaataaccttcctttcacgggttcttcttcatattcttcttcaaTAAGCGCCTTACACTCAGACTCTGAAAGCTCATCctcagattcatactctccattctcaagaagaatcatgattcttttattggtgcactcatttgcataatggcctctaccctgacacttaaagcacttaacatctctagctctTGCACTTGAAACCTCGGCCTTTCCTTTATCCTTGCTGTAAAAGGAATTTGGCTTTGAGTCTTCTTTCAGTTGCggtttgctttccttttgatagctagacttttcttctttagttccctgaagtctggtgttgtaacgagaatgagaatggcccttcctcttaacttgttgctcaactagtatagctttgtgaagcatctcttctatctccacatagtgctgcatctcaacattatcttgtatctctcggttgagacctcctaagaacctagccatagtagcttctttatcttcagaaacacgagctctcagcatcaacagctccatgtcttgatagtattcttcaacagatcgagatccttgggtgagtcttcttaacttctggtgcaagtcgcgatgatagtgatttggcacaaatcttttacgcatgagagccttcatctcgtgccatgtttCAACGGGATACTCTTGGTTAAGTCTCCTGGTAGTCACAAGCTGGTCCCACCAACTCAGCGCATAGTCATGGAACTCAGTTGCTGCTATCTGAATCCTTTGGGCATTGGTGTAGTGCTTACAGTTAAACaccaactccatcttcttttcccattccaagtaagcatccggatcaactttgccatggaaaggaggtatcttcaGCTTTAAACCAGCAAGATCATCTCTGTAAGTTCTCCTTTCATCATGATCTCTTCTATGTCTCCTTCTACTATCTCTAGAAGAGGAACTGCTGTGCGTGGCTCGGTTACGCTCATAGTAGTGGTCTGTTTCTTGTGATTCAGCATGCTCTCTCGGGGTTTCATCACGTCTTTCTcgtctagactcattgctatgacCTTGGCCCGTAGCTTGCCTTATCTCTTGCCTTATTTCATCGCGAAGTTCCTTCATACTGCTCTTGATCATATCAGCAACGGTAGTGATCATCGTTTGGTTTAATTGCTCAGTCATCTGATCTCTCAATAACTTGTTCTGTCTCACGAGTTCTGCTTCATCTTCCGACTCTCTCACCATGGTACCTGATTCAGAAAACACTCAAACAAGTAAGATGttcacaagaatcaaatcagaaCAATTAGTCGACGCGGAAACAACTTTCAAAAGATTCAAAAGATAGAAAACTTGCAGATCACGGATTAgagaattcaaatcgacaagactaagattagatctatcaattttggATTTATGCAGATCAGATTCAAGACAAATAAGAACAGATCTATCACAGAAACAACACAAATCAAGTTATTCAGCAAGTGATTCGACAGATCAAG
Coding sequences within it:
- the LOC117130675 gene encoding uncharacterized protein LOC117130675 translates to MVRESEDEAELVRQNKLLRDQMTEQLNQTMITTVADMIKSSMKELRDEIRQEIRQATGQGHSNESRRERRDETPREHAESQETDHYYERNRATHSSSSSRDSRRRHRRDHDERRTYRDDLAGLKLKIPPFHGKHYTNAQRIQIAATEFHDYALSWWDQLVTTRRLNQEYPVETWHEMKALMRKRFVPNHYHRDLHQKLRRLTQGSRSVEEYYQDMELLMLRARVSEDKEATMARFLGGLNREIQDNVEMQHYVEIEEMLHKAILVEQQVKRKGHSHSRYNTRLQGTKEEKSSYQKESKPQLKEDSKPNSFYSKDKGKAEVSSARARDVKCFKCQGRGHYANECTNKRIMILLENGEYESEDELSESECKALIEEEYEEEPVKGRLLVARRTLSLQSKAEEQEQRENLFYTRCLVQGKVCSLIIDGGSCVNVASETMVKKLGLQVQKHPKPYRLQWLNEEGEMRVSSQVSVPIAIGRYEDEVLCDVLPMEAGHILLGRPWQSDRREFEDVFPEDNPIGLPPLRGIEHQIDFVPGSTLPNRPAYRTNPVETKELQKQVEELMAKGHIRESMSPCAVPVLLVPKKDGSWRFVVSADGVKVDQEKVKAIQEWPIPKTISEVRSFHGLAGFYRRFVKDFSTIAAPLTEVIKKEVGFKWGEAQELAFQCLKEKLTNAPLLILPDFNKTFEIECDASGIGIGAVLMQEKRPIAYFSEKLGGATLNYATYDKELYALVRALQTWQHYLWPKEFVIHTDHESLKYLKSQNKLSKRHARWVEFIETFPYVIKYKQGKENIVADALSRRYDGFLFYDNRLCVPNCSLRDLFVRESHGGSLMGHFGVAKTLKTLQDHFYWPRMKRDVERLCERCATCKQAKSKVQNHGLYTPLPIPYHPWNDISMDFIVGLPRTRTGKDSIFVVVDRFSKMAHFIACHKTDDALHVANLFFKEIVRLHGMPKTIVSDRDTKFLSYFWKTLWSKLGTKLLFSTTCHPQTDGQTEVVNRTLGTLLRAIIKKNLKSWEDCLPHCEFAYNHAVHSATKFSPFEIVYGFNPISPLDLIPLPEFWIHLRKERFPNERKSKLMPRIDGPFEIIKKIGNNAYKLDLQGRYDVSNSFNITDLVPYFADEPDLRTNPFQEGGDDMIMDRHKDGDKEFKDQSREEDDALVIPPGPITRAKARRLKEAVGS